The following proteins are encoded in a genomic region of Anolis carolinensis isolate JA03-04 unplaced genomic scaffold, rAnoCar3.1.pri scaffold_12, whole genome shotgun sequence:
- the thoc2 gene encoding THO complex subunit 2 isoform X1, which produces MAAATGMALPAEWIKTWEKSGKGEFLQLCRNLCEDTAVRGIQQALYELAYHVVKGNLKHDQACNVLNYVIEYRDDMPSILADVFCILDIETSCLEEKSKRDQFMQLVLACLYLVSDTILKERLDPDTLESLGLIKQSQQFNQKSVKIKTKLFYKQQKFNLLREENEGYAKLIAELGQDLSGSITSELILENIKSLIGCFNLDPNRVLDIILEVYECRPEYDEFFVPLIESYMYMCEPQTLCHILGFKFKFYQEPNGETPVSLYRVAAVLLQHNLIDLEDLYVHLLPGDNAILEDHKREIGEAKQIVRKLTMVVLSSEKTEEKEKEKEKEEEKTEKPPDNQKLGLLEAMLKIGDWQHAQSIMDQMPPFYATSHKSIAVALCQLLHVMIEPLYRRVGVPKGAKGTPVPALQNKRALKQVENFEDLRKEVFNMLCYLGPHLSHDPILFAKVVRLGKAFMKEYQSDGNKQDDKEKMELLFSCLLSITDQVLLPSLSLMDCNACMSEELWGMFKTFPYQYRYRLYGQWKNDTYNSHPLLVKVKAQTIDRAKYIMKRLTKENVKPSGRQIGKLSHSNPTILFDYILSQIQKYDNLITPVVDSLKYLTSLNYDVLAYCIIEALANPEKERMKHDDTTISSWLQSLASFCGAVFRKYPIELAGLLQYVANQLKAGKSFDLLILKEVVQKMAGIEITEEMTMEQLEAMTGGEQLKAEGGYFGQIRNTKKSSQRLKDALLDHDLALPLCLLMAQQRNGVIFQEGGEKHLKLVGKLYDQCHDTLVQFGGFLASNLSTEDYIKRVPSIDVLCNEFHTPHDAAFFLSRPMYAHHISSKYDELKKAEKGNKQQQKVHKYITSCELVMAPVHDAVISLHLPKVWDDISPQFYATFWSLTMYDLAVPHTSYEREVNKLRVQMKAIDDNQEMPPNKKKKEKERCTALQDKLLEEEKKQSEHVQRVLQRLKLEKDNWLLAKSTKNETITKFLQLCIFPRCIFSAIDAVYCARFVELVHQQKTPNFSTLLCYDRVFSDIIYTVASCTENEASRYGRFLCCMLETVTRWHSDRTIYEKECGNYPGFLTILRATGFDGGNKADQLDYENFRHVVHKWHYKLTKASVHCLETGEYTHIRNILIVLTKILPWYPKVVNLGQALERRVHKIYQEEKEKRPDLYALAMGYSGQLKSRKHCMVPENDFHHKDAPTGNAVPKAVQNGPGGGAGLPPSSLTINAAKLEESTAEETDKLKEKSQGAVKVINKAANTTPKVTTSNGNSSSNSSKVVKEKEDKEKCGKEKEKEKKEKVPTATPEAKMLGKDGKEKPKEERTNKEDKARDTKEKTPKSDKEKEKAKRDEKLLKDEKSKIIVTNTESKTTIEKEREKEPSRERDVMKDMKTKENIRGGGGGGGEKAQVAGSLKSPVPRSDASDCEREQKRRKVDSHCSPSHSSTVKGLALLAQVPVVSENCASSRLISIHFQQDNLSELKESSAKHYVNHSVPTLSKSKEREVDKKDLDKSRERSREREKKEEKERKDRKRDHSNSDREVPQDSMKRRKEENGTTGSSKHSKSVSPSDSPRSNEKEKEKNKSKSSSKEKGDSIKVEKMEKSSSGSKKESRHDKEKSEKKEKRDSTGGKEEKKHHKSSDKHR; this is translated from the exons ATGGCGGCGGCAACGGGGATGGCGCTCCCTGCCGAGTGGATAAAGACTTGGGAGAAATCCGGCAAGGGCGAGTT CTTGCAGTTATGTCGTAATCTCTGTGAAGATACTGCTGTTAGAG GTATCCAGCAGGCTTTGTATGAGCTTGCCTATCACGTTGTGAAGGGAAACCTAAAGCATGATCAAGCATGTAATGTTCTCAATTACGTTATA GAATATCGAGACGACATGCCTTCCATCCTAGCTGATGTATTTTGCATATTAG ATATTGAAACTAGTTGTTTAGAAGAAAAAAGTAAGAGGGACCAGTTCATGCAGCTGGTGTTAGCGTGTTTG TACTTGGTTTCAGATACTATACTAAAGGAGCGCCTGGACCCAGATACATTGGAATCATTAGGGCTTATCAAGCAGTCTCAGCAGTTTAATCAAAAATCTGTGAAAATCAAGACAAAACTTTT TTATAAGCAGCAGAAATTCAATTTATTAAGAGAAGAAAATGAAGGTTATGCAAAGCTGATTGCTGAACTGGGACAAGATTTATCTGGAAGTATCACCAGTGAACTAATCCTAGAAAATATCAAATCTTTAATAG GATGTTTTAACCTGGATCCTAACAGAGTGCTCGATATTATCTTAGAAGTCTACGAATGCAGGCCAGAATACGATGAATTCTTCGTACCTTTGATAGAATCCTACATGTATATGTGTGAACCTCAAACTCTTTGTCATATCCTTGGATTCAAATTCAAATTCTATCAG GAGCCAAATGGAGAGACACCTGTTTCTTTATACAGAGTAGCAGCAGTGCTTTTGCAACACAATCTCATAGACTTGGAGGATCTCTATGTACAT CTTCTTCCAGGAGATAATGCTATCCTGGAAGACCACAAGCGAGAAATTGGAGAAGCTAAACAGATTGTGAGGAAGCTCACCATGGTGGTGTTATCTTCTGAAAAGacggaagagaaagagaaggaaaaggaaaaggaggaagaaaaaacagaaaag CCACCTGATAACCAAAAGCTGGGTTTATTAGAAGCGATGCTAAAAATTGGCGATTGGCAGCATGCACAAAGCATCATGGACCAAATGCCTCCGTTTTATGCCACTTCACACAAATCTATCGCTGTTGCCCTTTGCCAGCTTCTTCATGTGATGATTGAACCACTTTATCGCAG AGTTGGAGTCCCCAAAGGGGCCAAAGGGACCCCGGTCCCTGCTTTGCAGAATAAGAGAGCGCTCAAGCAAGTGGAAAACTTTGAAGATTTAAGAAAAGAAGTGTTCAATATGCTTTGTTATCTTGGACCACATCTCTCCCATGACCCCATATTATTTGCAAAAGTGGTGCGCCTTGGAAAAGCTTTCATGAAAGAG TACCAATCTGATGGGAACAAACAGGACGATAAAGAAAAAATG GAGCTATTATTCAGTTGTTTGCTGAGTATCACCGACCAGGTtttgcttccttctctttctctgatGGACTGCAATGCGTGCATGTCCGAAGAACTCTGGGGAATGTTTAAAACATTTCCATACCAGTACAG GTACCGCTTGTATGGCCAGTGGAAGAATGACACTTACAATAGCCACCCGCTGCTCGTGAAAGTTAAGGCTCAGACAATTGATAGAGCCAAATATATCATGAA GCGTTTAACCAAGGAAAATGTGAAGCCTTCTGGGAGACAAATTGGGAAACTGAgccacagcaacccaaccatttTATTTGACTAT ATTTTGTCTCAGATACAGAAGTACGATAATTTAATAACTCCAGTTGTGGATTCATTGAAATACCTCACTTCGCTGAACTATGATGTCTTGGCTT ATTGCATAATTGAAGCATTGGCTAATCCAGAGAAAGAGAGGATGAAACATGATGACACTACGATATCCAGTTGGCTTCAAA GTTTAGCTAGTTTTTGCGGTGCTGTTTTTCGCAAATATCCTATTGAACTGGCTGGTCTGCTTCAGTATGTGGCAAACCAACTAAAGGCTGGTAAAAG TTTTGACCTGCTTATTTTGAAAGAAGTGGTACAGAAAATGGCTGGGATAGAAATCACGGAAGAGATGACAATGGAGCAGCTGGAAGCCATGACTGGCGGAGAGCAACTCAAAGCAGAG GGTGGATATTTTGGCCAGATCAGGAACACTAAGAAATCTTCCCAGAGGCTGAAAGACGCCCTTTTGGACCACGATCTCGCCCTCCCGCTGTGTCTGCTCATGGCTCAGCAGCGAAACGGAGTCATCTTTCAAGAAGGAGGGGAGAAGCATTTGAAGCTGGTGGGGAAGCTCTATGATCAG TGCCATGACACGTTGGTCCAGTTCGGTGGGTTTTTAGCCTCCAATTTAAGCACAGAGGATTATATTAAGCGAGTGCCTTCTATTGACGTTCTCTGCAATGAGTTCCACACGCCTCACGACGCTGCATTTTTCCTCTCAAGGCCCATGTATGCGCACCATATTTCA TCAAAATACGATGAACTGAAAAAAGCCGAGAAGGGGAACAAGCAGCAGCAAAAGGTTCACAAGTATATTACGTCTTGTGAGCTTGTGATGGCTCCGGTCCACGATGCCGTGATCTCCTTGCACCTCCCAAAGGTCTGGGACGACATCAGCCCACAGTTCTATGCGACTTTCTGGTCGCTCACCATGTATGATCTGGCCGTGCCGCACACTAGCTACGAACGGGAAGTCAACAAACTCAGAGTCCAGATGAAAGCGATTGACGACAATCAGGAAATG CCTCCGaataaaaagaagaaggagaaagaacgtTGTACGGCGCTTCAGGATAAACttcttgaagaagaaaagaagcagTCAGAGCATGTGCAAAGGGTGCTGCAAAGGCTAAAACTGGAAAAGGATAATTGGCTTCTTGCAA AGTCTACAAAAAACGAGACCATAACCAAATTTCTGCAGTTGTGTATATTTCCTCGGTGTATTTTTTCTGCCATCGATGCTGTTTATTGTGCCCGCTTTGTGGAATTGGTGCACCAGCAGAAAACGCCCAATTTTTCCACCCTTCTTTGCTATGACAGA GTATTTTCTGATATAATCTATACCGTCGCGAGCTGTACGGAAAACGAAGCCAGTCGCTACGGCCGCTTCCTATGCTGCATGCTGGAAACGGTAACTCGATGGCATAGCGATAGGACCATATACGAAAAG GAATGTGGCAACTATCCAGGGTTCCTCACTATATTACGGGCAACTGGTTTTGATGGCGGAAACAAAGCTGACCAATTGGACTATGAGAATTTCCGGCACGTCGTACACAAGTGGCATTATAAACTGACAAAG GCATCGGTGCACTGCCTGGAAACGGGTGAATATACGCACATCCGAAATATCCTGATCGTGTTGACTAAAATCCTTCCCTGGTATCCCAAAGTGGTGAATCTGGGCCAAGCGTTGGAAAGAAGAGTCCACAAAATCTaccaggaagaaaaagaaaagaggcctGATCTATATGCCTTAGCAATGGG CTATTCTGGGCAGCTGAAAAGTAGAAAGCATTGCATGGTCCCGGAAAACGATTTCCACCACAAGGACGCGCCCACTGGGAACGCAGTGCCGAAAGCGGTGCAAAACGGGCCGGGAGGAGGAGCCGGGCTGCCCCCGTCTTCGCTCACGATTAACGCAGCTAAACTGGAAGAAAGCACTGCTGAGGAGACCG ATAAATTAAAAGAGAAATCTCAGGGTGCTGTTAAAGTGATTAATAAAGCTGCCAATACAACTCCAAAGGTGACCACAAGCAATGGAAACAGTTCTTCAAATAG CAGCAAAGTTGTAAAAGAAAAGGAGGACAAAGAAAAATgtgggaaggaaaaagagaaggagaaaaaggagaaggtGCCAACTGCCACGCCTGAGGCCAAAATGCTtggaaaagatgggaaagaaAAGCCAAAGGAAGAGCGGACAAACAAAGAAGATAAAGCAAGAGATACCAAGGAGAAGACGCCCAAGTCGgacaaagagaaggagaaagcaaaGAGAGACGAGAAGTTGTTGAAGGATGAGAAGTCCAAGATTATCGTGACCAACACCGAGTCGAAAACAACaatagaaaaggaaagagagaaggaaccaTCCCGAGAGCGAGATGTAATGAAGGATATGAAGACCAAGGAAAAcattagaggaggaggaggaggaggaggagagaaggcaCAAGTTGCTGGGTCCTTGAAGTCCCCTGTTCCCCGCTCAGATGCCTCTGATTGTGAGAGGG aACAAAAACGCCGCAAAGTTGATAGCCACTGTTCTCCATCGCATTCCTCTACAGTAAAG GGTCTGGCCCTGCTTGCCCAAGTCCCCGTGGTTTCTGAGAACTGTGCGAGCTCACGTCTCATCTCCATTCATTTCCAACAGGACAACCTCAGCGAACTCAAGGAATCTTCGGCAAAG
- the thoc2 gene encoding THO complex subunit 2 isoform X3: MAAATGMALPAEWIKTWEKSGKGEFLQLCRNLCEDTAVRGIQQALYELAYHVVKGNLKHDQACNVLNYVIEYRDDMPSILADVFCILDIETSCLEEKSKRDQFMQLVLACLYLVSDTILKERLDPDTLESLGLIKQSQQFNQKSVKIKTKLFYKQQKFNLLREENEGYAKLIAELGQDLSGSITSELILENIKSLIGCFNLDPNRVLDIILEVYECRPEYDEFFVPLIESYMYMCEPQTLCHILGFKFKFYQEPNGETPVSLYRVAAVLLQHNLIDLEDLYVHLLPGDNAILEDHKREIGEAKQIVRKLTMVVLSSEKTEEKEKEKEKEEEKTEKPPDNQKLGLLEAMLKIGDWQHAQSIMDQMPPFYATSHKSIAVALCQLLHVMIEPLYRRVGVPKGAKGTPVPALQNKRALKQVENFEDLRKEVFNMLCYLGPHLSHDPILFAKVVRLGKAFMKEYQSDGNKQDDKEKMELLFSCLLSITDQVLLPSLSLMDCNACMSEELWGMFKTFPYQYRYRLYGQWKNDTYNSHPLLVKVKAQTIDRAKYIMKRLTKENVKPSGRQIGKLSHSNPTILFDYILSQIQKYDNLITPVVDSLKYLTSLNYDVLAYCIIEALANPEKERMKHDDTTISSWLQSLASFCGAVFRKYPIELAGLLQYVANQLKAGKSFDLLILKEVVQKMAGIEITEEMTMEQLEAMTGGEQLKAEGGYFGQIRNTKKSSQRLKDALLDHDLALPLCLLMAQQRNGVIFQEGGEKHLKLVGKLYDQCHDTLVQFGGFLASNLSTEDYIKRVPSIDVLCNEFHTPHDAAFFLSRPMYAHHISSKYDELKKAEKGNKQQQKVHKYITSCELVMAPVHDAVISLHLPKVWDDISPQFYATFWSLTMYDLAVPHTSYEREVNKLRVQMKAIDDNQEMPPNKKKKEKERCTALQDKLLEEEKKQSEHVQRVLQRLKLEKDNWLLAKSTKNETITKFLQLCIFPRCIFSAIDAVYCARFVELVHQQKTPNFSTLLCYDRVFSDIIYTVASCTENEASRYGRFLCCMLETVTRWHSDRTIYEKECGNYPGFLTILRATGFDGGNKADQLDYENFRHVVHKWHYKLTKASVHCLETGEYTHIRNILIVLTKILPWYPKVVNLGQALERRVHKIYQEEKEKRPDLYALAMGYSGQLKSRKHCMVPENDFHHKDAPTGNAVPKAVQNGPGGGAGLPPSSLTINAAKLEESTAEETDKLKEKSQGAVKVINKAANTTPKVTTSNGNSSSNSSKVVKEKEDKEKCGKEKEKEKKEKVPTATPEAKMLGKDGKEKPKEERTNKEDKARDTKEKTPKSDKEKEKAKRDEKLLKDEKSKIIVTNTESKTTIEKEREKEPSRERDVMKDMKTKENIRGGGGGGGEKAQVAGSLKSPVPRSDASDCEREQKRRKVDSHCSPSHSSTVKDNLSELKESSAKHYVNHSVPTLSKSKEREVDKKDLDKSRERSREREKKEEKERKDRKRDHSNSDREVPQDSMKRRKEENGTTGSSKHSKSVSPSDSPRSNEKEKEKNKSKSSSKEKGDSIKVEKMEKSSSGSKKESRHDKEKSEKKEKRDSTGGKEEKKHHKSSDKHR; encoded by the exons ATGGCGGCGGCAACGGGGATGGCGCTCCCTGCCGAGTGGATAAAGACTTGGGAGAAATCCGGCAAGGGCGAGTT CTTGCAGTTATGTCGTAATCTCTGTGAAGATACTGCTGTTAGAG GTATCCAGCAGGCTTTGTATGAGCTTGCCTATCACGTTGTGAAGGGAAACCTAAAGCATGATCAAGCATGTAATGTTCTCAATTACGTTATA GAATATCGAGACGACATGCCTTCCATCCTAGCTGATGTATTTTGCATATTAG ATATTGAAACTAGTTGTTTAGAAGAAAAAAGTAAGAGGGACCAGTTCATGCAGCTGGTGTTAGCGTGTTTG TACTTGGTTTCAGATACTATACTAAAGGAGCGCCTGGACCCAGATACATTGGAATCATTAGGGCTTATCAAGCAGTCTCAGCAGTTTAATCAAAAATCTGTGAAAATCAAGACAAAACTTTT TTATAAGCAGCAGAAATTCAATTTATTAAGAGAAGAAAATGAAGGTTATGCAAAGCTGATTGCTGAACTGGGACAAGATTTATCTGGAAGTATCACCAGTGAACTAATCCTAGAAAATATCAAATCTTTAATAG GATGTTTTAACCTGGATCCTAACAGAGTGCTCGATATTATCTTAGAAGTCTACGAATGCAGGCCAGAATACGATGAATTCTTCGTACCTTTGATAGAATCCTACATGTATATGTGTGAACCTCAAACTCTTTGTCATATCCTTGGATTCAAATTCAAATTCTATCAG GAGCCAAATGGAGAGACACCTGTTTCTTTATACAGAGTAGCAGCAGTGCTTTTGCAACACAATCTCATAGACTTGGAGGATCTCTATGTACAT CTTCTTCCAGGAGATAATGCTATCCTGGAAGACCACAAGCGAGAAATTGGAGAAGCTAAACAGATTGTGAGGAAGCTCACCATGGTGGTGTTATCTTCTGAAAAGacggaagagaaagagaaggaaaaggaaaaggaggaagaaaaaacagaaaag CCACCTGATAACCAAAAGCTGGGTTTATTAGAAGCGATGCTAAAAATTGGCGATTGGCAGCATGCACAAAGCATCATGGACCAAATGCCTCCGTTTTATGCCACTTCACACAAATCTATCGCTGTTGCCCTTTGCCAGCTTCTTCATGTGATGATTGAACCACTTTATCGCAG AGTTGGAGTCCCCAAAGGGGCCAAAGGGACCCCGGTCCCTGCTTTGCAGAATAAGAGAGCGCTCAAGCAAGTGGAAAACTTTGAAGATTTAAGAAAAGAAGTGTTCAATATGCTTTGTTATCTTGGACCACATCTCTCCCATGACCCCATATTATTTGCAAAAGTGGTGCGCCTTGGAAAAGCTTTCATGAAAGAG TACCAATCTGATGGGAACAAACAGGACGATAAAGAAAAAATG GAGCTATTATTCAGTTGTTTGCTGAGTATCACCGACCAGGTtttgcttccttctctttctctgatGGACTGCAATGCGTGCATGTCCGAAGAACTCTGGGGAATGTTTAAAACATTTCCATACCAGTACAG GTACCGCTTGTATGGCCAGTGGAAGAATGACACTTACAATAGCCACCCGCTGCTCGTGAAAGTTAAGGCTCAGACAATTGATAGAGCCAAATATATCATGAA GCGTTTAACCAAGGAAAATGTGAAGCCTTCTGGGAGACAAATTGGGAAACTGAgccacagcaacccaaccatttTATTTGACTAT ATTTTGTCTCAGATACAGAAGTACGATAATTTAATAACTCCAGTTGTGGATTCATTGAAATACCTCACTTCGCTGAACTATGATGTCTTGGCTT ATTGCATAATTGAAGCATTGGCTAATCCAGAGAAAGAGAGGATGAAACATGATGACACTACGATATCCAGTTGGCTTCAAA GTTTAGCTAGTTTTTGCGGTGCTGTTTTTCGCAAATATCCTATTGAACTGGCTGGTCTGCTTCAGTATGTGGCAAACCAACTAAAGGCTGGTAAAAG TTTTGACCTGCTTATTTTGAAAGAAGTGGTACAGAAAATGGCTGGGATAGAAATCACGGAAGAGATGACAATGGAGCAGCTGGAAGCCATGACTGGCGGAGAGCAACTCAAAGCAGAG GGTGGATATTTTGGCCAGATCAGGAACACTAAGAAATCTTCCCAGAGGCTGAAAGACGCCCTTTTGGACCACGATCTCGCCCTCCCGCTGTGTCTGCTCATGGCTCAGCAGCGAAACGGAGTCATCTTTCAAGAAGGAGGGGAGAAGCATTTGAAGCTGGTGGGGAAGCTCTATGATCAG TGCCATGACACGTTGGTCCAGTTCGGTGGGTTTTTAGCCTCCAATTTAAGCACAGAGGATTATATTAAGCGAGTGCCTTCTATTGACGTTCTCTGCAATGAGTTCCACACGCCTCACGACGCTGCATTTTTCCTCTCAAGGCCCATGTATGCGCACCATATTTCA TCAAAATACGATGAACTGAAAAAAGCCGAGAAGGGGAACAAGCAGCAGCAAAAGGTTCACAAGTATATTACGTCTTGTGAGCTTGTGATGGCTCCGGTCCACGATGCCGTGATCTCCTTGCACCTCCCAAAGGTCTGGGACGACATCAGCCCACAGTTCTATGCGACTTTCTGGTCGCTCACCATGTATGATCTGGCCGTGCCGCACACTAGCTACGAACGGGAAGTCAACAAACTCAGAGTCCAGATGAAAGCGATTGACGACAATCAGGAAATG CCTCCGaataaaaagaagaaggagaaagaacgtTGTACGGCGCTTCAGGATAAACttcttgaagaagaaaagaagcagTCAGAGCATGTGCAAAGGGTGCTGCAAAGGCTAAAACTGGAAAAGGATAATTGGCTTCTTGCAA AGTCTACAAAAAACGAGACCATAACCAAATTTCTGCAGTTGTGTATATTTCCTCGGTGTATTTTTTCTGCCATCGATGCTGTTTATTGTGCCCGCTTTGTGGAATTGGTGCACCAGCAGAAAACGCCCAATTTTTCCACCCTTCTTTGCTATGACAGA GTATTTTCTGATATAATCTATACCGTCGCGAGCTGTACGGAAAACGAAGCCAGTCGCTACGGCCGCTTCCTATGCTGCATGCTGGAAACGGTAACTCGATGGCATAGCGATAGGACCATATACGAAAAG GAATGTGGCAACTATCCAGGGTTCCTCACTATATTACGGGCAACTGGTTTTGATGGCGGAAACAAAGCTGACCAATTGGACTATGAGAATTTCCGGCACGTCGTACACAAGTGGCATTATAAACTGACAAAG GCATCGGTGCACTGCCTGGAAACGGGTGAATATACGCACATCCGAAATATCCTGATCGTGTTGACTAAAATCCTTCCCTGGTATCCCAAAGTGGTGAATCTGGGCCAAGCGTTGGAAAGAAGAGTCCACAAAATCTaccaggaagaaaaagaaaagaggcctGATCTATATGCCTTAGCAATGGG CTATTCTGGGCAGCTGAAAAGTAGAAAGCATTGCATGGTCCCGGAAAACGATTTCCACCACAAGGACGCGCCCACTGGGAACGCAGTGCCGAAAGCGGTGCAAAACGGGCCGGGAGGAGGAGCCGGGCTGCCCCCGTCTTCGCTCACGATTAACGCAGCTAAACTGGAAGAAAGCACTGCTGAGGAGACCG ATAAATTAAAAGAGAAATCTCAGGGTGCTGTTAAAGTGATTAATAAAGCTGCCAATACAACTCCAAAGGTGACCACAAGCAATGGAAACAGTTCTTCAAATAG CAGCAAAGTTGTAAAAGAAAAGGAGGACAAAGAAAAATgtgggaaggaaaaagagaaggagaaaaaggagaaggtGCCAACTGCCACGCCTGAGGCCAAAATGCTtggaaaagatgggaaagaaAAGCCAAAGGAAGAGCGGACAAACAAAGAAGATAAAGCAAGAGATACCAAGGAGAAGACGCCCAAGTCGgacaaagagaaggagaaagcaaaGAGAGACGAGAAGTTGTTGAAGGATGAGAAGTCCAAGATTATCGTGACCAACACCGAGTCGAAAACAACaatagaaaaggaaagagagaaggaaccaTCCCGAGAGCGAGATGTAATGAAGGATATGAAGACCAAGGAAAAcattagaggaggaggaggaggaggaggagagaaggcaCAAGTTGCTGGGTCCTTGAAGTCCCCTGTTCCCCGCTCAGATGCCTCTGATTGTGAGAGGG aACAAAAACGCCGCAAAGTTGATAGCCACTGTTCTCCATCGCATTCCTCTACAGTAAAG GACAACCTCAGCGAACTCAAGGAATCTTCGGCAAAG